From a single Collibacillus ludicampi genomic region:
- a CDS encoding MFS transporter — protein sequence MKRLIAIILSIGIAGLSQGLVIPLLAFLLERRGVNELINGLSTTSLFLAVLAASPFIEPAIRKYGAKRVIQGGAVLSILSVLAFPLFDHLYAWIFFRFLMGIGLSALYVATEVWINRIVEASRRGRIFAMYGLSIGIGMAIGPQGINLLSYGVWVPFILSAILFAIPVILLQFVPEEPFEIVEGNKRYSWRAIILMAPFALSTSFVYGFIEGGLAGDFPIYALRKGASAEELSLALTFFTLGSTVLQIPLGFLSDRYSRGKTLMVTCVFGALGFALLSFIESSGMLFLWILGYTGGVIGSLYSLGLAYVGDSITSEHLPTANVLYTANYGVGSILGPSVGALMIQVWGPDAFPWLLAGLLGIYVIFGVITRVYPSFGKHDDPITG from the coding sequence ATGAAAAGACTGATCGCGATCATCTTGAGCATCGGGATCGCCGGATTAAGCCAAGGATTGGTCATTCCACTGCTTGCCTTCCTACTTGAGCGGCGTGGCGTGAACGAATTGATCAACGGATTGTCGACAACTTCCTTGTTTTTGGCAGTCCTTGCGGCTTCCCCTTTTATCGAGCCGGCCATTCGCAAGTATGGCGCCAAGCGGGTGATTCAAGGGGGAGCCGTTTTATCCATTCTTTCAGTGCTTGCATTTCCGCTGTTTGATCATCTGTATGCATGGATATTCTTCCGCTTTCTCATGGGGATTGGCTTGTCTGCCCTTTACGTTGCCACGGAAGTATGGATCAATCGGATCGTGGAGGCGTCAAGACGCGGGAGAATCTTTGCCATGTACGGACTGTCGATTGGAATCGGCATGGCGATCGGTCCACAGGGAATCAATTTGTTATCTTATGGTGTCTGGGTACCGTTTATCCTGTCTGCCATCCTGTTTGCCATTCCCGTCATATTGCTTCAGTTTGTTCCGGAAGAACCGTTTGAGATCGTAGAGGGGAACAAGAGATATTCCTGGCGCGCGATTATCCTGATGGCTCCTTTTGCCCTTTCCACGTCATTCGTTTACGGATTTATAGAAGGAGGATTGGCAGGCGATTTCCCGATCTATGCGTTACGCAAAGGGGCGTCTGCGGAGGAGTTATCGTTGGCGCTCACTTTTTTCACACTCGGGAGCACGGTTCTGCAGATTCCGCTCGGTTTTCTCAGTGATCGTTATAGCCGTGGCAAGACGCTCATGGTCACGTGCGTGTTTGGGGCGCTCGGATTTGCACTGCTTTCTTTTATAGAAAGTTCAGGCATGCTGTTCCTATGGATCCTCGGTTATACCGGCGGGGTCATCGGCTCTCTGTATTCACTGGGACTCGCGTATGTGGGGGACTCGATTACAAGTGAACATCTGCCTACCGCTAACGTGTTATACACGGCTAATTACGGGGTAGGAAGCATTTTAGGGCCTTCTGTGGGAGCGCTCATGATTCAAGTATGGGGACCCGATGCTTTTCCCTGGTTGCTGGCCGGTTTACTTGGAATATATGTGATTTTCGGTGTGATCACCCGCGTGTATCCATCTTTCGGGAAGCATGACGATCCGATCACCGGATGA
- a CDS encoding EamA family transporter: protein MEKSSSSSRLLAIFLVLLGGASYGLLSPLVKSAYHAGFSAEDVTSSQFTAAMLVIWIGAFFRIKQFRLLTRRDLGILAIIGVLSTGTTLFYYTSLVWLPASLAIVLLFQFTWVTMLIDFLVTRKKPTIHRWIALALILAGTVMAVNLWHEEWGNVSLLGLILGILSAVSYSLFLYVNGRIRSKAPAIVNSAVLVTTSAVTIYFVFPPAFLWNGTLPQGLWVWAFLIGCLGQVIPPVLFTIGIPKIGGSLAAVLGAIELPVGVVASFLILREPILLIQWMGVLLILGGMIVAQWQPGKRKLSAAKP from the coding sequence TTGGAAAAATCAAGTTCATCCAGCCGCCTTTTGGCGATTTTCCTCGTGCTTTTGGGCGGGGCAAGCTACGGGTTGCTCTCGCCTCTCGTCAAAAGCGCCTACCACGCAGGGTTTTCTGCAGAAGATGTGACAAGCAGCCAATTCACCGCGGCGATGTTGGTGATCTGGATCGGAGCGTTTTTTCGCATCAAGCAGTTTCGCCTGTTGACACGCCGCGATTTGGGGATTTTGGCGATCATCGGTGTCTTGTCGACGGGTACGACGCTCTTTTATTACACGTCTCTGGTGTGGCTACCGGCATCATTAGCGATCGTGCTTTTATTCCAGTTCACGTGGGTGACGATGCTGATCGATTTTCTGGTTACACGAAAGAAACCGACGATCCACCGTTGGATCGCGCTTGCGTTGATCCTTGCGGGAACGGTCATGGCGGTGAATTTGTGGCATGAGGAATGGGGGAACGTATCCCTCTTGGGGCTGATCCTCGGCATTCTTTCAGCGGTGAGTTATTCGCTATTTCTTTATGTCAATGGCCGCATCCGAAGCAAGGCACCGGCGATCGTCAATTCTGCCGTGTTGGTCACTACTTCTGCCGTGACCATCTATTTCGTCTTTCCTCCGGCTTTCTTGTGGAACGGAACGCTTCCCCAGGGACTCTGGGTGTGGGCGTTTCTGATCGGGTGTTTGGGGCAAGTGATCCCTCCCGTTCTTTTTACCATCGGCATTCCAAAAATCGGCGGATCGCTGGCAGCTGTGCTGGGTGCGATCGAACTTCCGGTAGGTGTCGTTGCCTCTTTTTTGATCTTGCGCGAACCGATCTTGTTGATTCAATGGATGGGAGTCTTGCTGATCCTTGGCGGAATGATCGTCGCCCAATGGCAACCCGGAAAACGGAAGCTGAGCGCGGCGAAACCTTAA
- the argS gene encoding arginine--tRNA ligase yields the protein MYRKEVVQQLQPWVSLDTEQLYGLIEVPKDESHGDLAFPCFTLAKTLRKAPQVIAQELAEKVNGQLLPLFEKAVPVGGYLNFFIKRSEGVRDILSAIQKQGDSYGNTEAGKGKTVAIDLSSPNIAKPFSMGHLRSTVIGNAISNILESQGYKVVRINHLGDWGTQFGKLIVAYRMWGQQLDLEDEPIKKLLDLYVRFHEEAEKHPELDEQARAAFKALEDGREEEVALWKRFIEISLAEFKAIYKKLGVEFDAYSGESFYNDKMDAVVEELERKHLLEKSQGADVVDLSAYNMPPCLIRKSDGATLYATRDLAAALYRHREYHADKLLYVVGGEQKLHFQQVFKVLELMGYEWAKECTHIAFGMMRFEGKKMSTRKGQVVLLEEVLTKAVDLARQIIEEKNPNLPDKEQVAEAVGVGAIIFNDLKNNRLHDIDFHWEEALNFDGETGPYVQYTYARLSSLLRKGNYDPSHARMPEDLSAVTGDTEWSLVKWLGRFENVLDRASEQYDPSLVAKYVIDICQLFNRYYNTTRILEGEAEEIAQKLTLVACTRTVIGKCLHLLGLKSLEMI from the coding sequence ATGTATAGAAAGGAAGTTGTGCAACAGCTTCAACCGTGGGTATCTCTTGACACGGAACAGTTATACGGTTTGATCGAGGTACCTAAGGACGAATCACACGGAGATCTGGCATTCCCTTGTTTTACCTTAGCAAAAACGTTACGCAAAGCACCGCAGGTCATCGCGCAAGAATTAGCGGAAAAAGTGAATGGCCAATTGTTGCCCCTCTTTGAGAAAGCGGTGCCGGTTGGCGGTTATCTGAACTTTTTTATAAAAAGGTCGGAAGGCGTGCGTGATATCTTGTCCGCCATTCAGAAACAAGGTGATTCTTACGGAAATACGGAAGCGGGCAAAGGAAAGACGGTTGCGATCGACCTTTCGTCTCCGAACATCGCGAAACCTTTTTCCATGGGACATTTGCGTTCGACAGTGATCGGAAACGCGATTTCCAATATCTTGGAAAGCCAAGGGTATAAGGTCGTGCGTATCAATCATCTTGGCGACTGGGGCACTCAGTTCGGCAAGTTGATCGTCGCTTACCGGATGTGGGGACAACAGCTCGATCTGGAGGATGAGCCGATCAAAAAGCTGCTGGATCTGTACGTGCGTTTCCATGAAGAAGCGGAGAAACATCCGGAATTGGACGAGCAAGCTCGTGCCGCCTTTAAAGCGTTGGAAGACGGACGAGAGGAAGAAGTCGCCCTTTGGAAACGGTTCATTGAGATTTCATTGGCGGAGTTCAAAGCGATTTACAAGAAGCTCGGCGTCGAATTTGACGCTTACAGCGGCGAGAGCTTCTACAATGATAAAATGGACGCTGTCGTTGAAGAACTCGAGCGGAAACACCTGCTTGAAAAAAGCCAAGGCGCGGATGTTGTCGATCTCTCGGCGTACAATATGCCTCCTTGCCTGATCCGCAAATCGGACGGAGCGACATTGTATGCGACGCGCGATCTGGCGGCGGCACTTTACCGCCATCGGGAATACCATGCCGACAAGCTTCTCTACGTCGTCGGCGGAGAGCAAAAATTGCATTTCCAACAAGTGTTTAAAGTCCTCGAACTGATGGGCTATGAATGGGCGAAAGAATGTACACACATCGCTTTCGGCATGATGCGTTTCGAGGGGAAAAAGATGTCTACGCGCAAAGGGCAGGTTGTTTTGCTTGAAGAAGTGTTGACGAAAGCGGTTGACCTGGCGCGGCAGATCATCGAGGAGAAAAACCCGAACTTGCCCGACAAAGAACAAGTCGCCGAAGCGGTCGGTGTAGGTGCGATCATTTTCAACGACTTGAAAAATAACCGTCTGCACGATATCGATTTTCACTGGGAAGAAGCGCTCAATTTTGACGGTGAGACAGGTCCTTATGTACAGTACACGTATGCGCGTCTTTCCTCCCTGTTGCGGAAGGGGAATTATGATCCGTCCCATGCGCGGATGCCGGAAGATCTGAGCGCCGTCACGGGAGATACCGAATGGTCCCTCGTCAAATGGTTAGGCCGCTTTGAAAATGTTCTGGATCGCGCGTCCGAGCAGTATGATCCGTCTCTTGTCGCTAAATATGTGATCGACATTTGCCAGTTATTCAACCGGTATTACAATACGACCCGCATTCTCGAGGGGGAAGCGGAAGAGATTGCACAGAAATTGACGCTCGTGGCATGCACCCGTACGGTGATCGGCAAGTGTCTCCATCTTCTCGGACTTAAATCGTTGGAGATGATTTGA
- a CDS encoding flagellar brake protein: MYPEKFQLLSLYVQDQKDEPFDLEKGYSVRLIDIKEDRLLTDIPLDEKGFPRSLLPGDQVRVGYVVSGTFYTFDTTVTQIVSDQVPLLELQKPEKDAISKVQRRKYFRVPVMLRSVLHPIEPTAFERNGKRFTPEEILAACDADTGVEVVVVDLSGGGFAFRSPKKVLSLGQTVVGTLDLPLNKPTRIVYCAEVRRAVREAESDFYLTSLEFTNIIERQRDQVLRYCMQRQLEIRKRLREST, encoded by the coding sequence GTGTATCCTGAGAAATTTCAATTGCTATCCCTTTATGTTCAAGATCAAAAAGATGAACCATTTGACCTGGAAAAAGGGTATTCTGTGCGGTTGATAGACATCAAAGAGGATCGATTGCTAACGGACATCCCTCTTGATGAAAAAGGGTTTCCCAGATCCTTGCTTCCCGGTGATCAAGTGCGTGTCGGTTATGTGGTTTCCGGTACTTTCTATACGTTTGACACGACTGTCACACAAATCGTATCCGACCAAGTGCCATTGCTTGAACTGCAGAAACCGGAAAAAGATGCGATCAGCAAGGTTCAACGCAGGAAATATTTCCGAGTTCCCGTGATGTTGCGATCTGTTTTACATCCGATAGAGCCGACTGCTTTCGAACGGAATGGCAAACGTTTCACACCGGAAGAGATTCTCGCTGCTTGTGATGCCGACACAGGAGTTGAGGTTGTGGTGGTGGATCTCAGTGGAGGGGGCTTTGCTTTCCGATCTCCGAAAAAGGTCTTGTCATTGGGGCAAACGGTTGTCGGTACACTGGATTTACCATTAAACAAACCCACCCGCATCGTTTATTGCGCCGAGGTACGCAGAGCCGTCCGTGAAGCGGAGTCGGATTTTTACCTGACCTCTTTGGAATTCACGAATATAATAGAAAGACAACGCGATCAGGTTCTGCGCTACTGTATGCAGCGTCAACTAGAAATCCGGAAGCGTTTGCGGGAATCCACCTAA
- the purD gene encoding phosphoribosylamine--glycine ligase, which translates to MKILVVGGGGREHAIVHALAQSHHRPKLYCAPGNPGIAQEAALVNIPADAVRELADFAEKENIDLTVVGPEAPLLAGIVDIFEERGLRIYGPRKAAALIEGSKSFAKDLMLANGVPTAWYRTFTDLQEAKSFVREKGAPIVIKADGLAAGKGVVVAMTLAEAEDALEAMMGEKVFGEAGTRVVIEEYLEGQEATVMAFVDGKTIRVMEASQDHKPVFDGDKGPNTGGMGTYSPVPLATPELYQQVEESIIRPVVDALREQGTPFKGTLYAGLMLTKDGPKVIEFNARFGDPETQVILPRLQSDLVDVMLAVVEGRLHEIDLSWKSDAAVCVIMAAEGYPGSYRKGELIHGLAQVNENVFVYHAGTAEKDGQIVTSGGRVLGVTGFGKDLASAKASAYSGVEQIHFQGAHYRRDIADKAFKS; encoded by the coding sequence AGAAGCGGCACTTGTGAATATACCTGCGGATGCCGTCCGGGAACTGGCTGATTTTGCGGAAAAAGAAAATATCGATCTTACTGTCGTCGGACCGGAAGCGCCGCTTCTTGCCGGAATCGTCGATATCTTTGAGGAGCGGGGGTTACGAATTTACGGTCCTCGCAAAGCGGCGGCATTGATTGAAGGCTCCAAATCGTTCGCCAAAGATCTGATGCTTGCAAACGGGGTGCCTACCGCATGGTACCGCACATTTACCGATTTGCAGGAAGCGAAATCGTTTGTACGCGAGAAAGGGGCACCGATCGTCATCAAAGCGGACGGCTTGGCGGCCGGGAAAGGGGTTGTCGTCGCCATGACGCTCGCCGAGGCGGAAGATGCGCTTGAAGCCATGATGGGCGAGAAAGTTTTTGGGGAAGCGGGAACGCGTGTCGTGATCGAAGAGTACCTTGAAGGGCAGGAAGCCACCGTCATGGCTTTTGTCGATGGGAAAACCATTCGCGTCATGGAGGCTTCGCAGGATCATAAGCCTGTATTCGATGGCGACAAAGGTCCCAATACCGGAGGAATGGGGACCTATTCTCCTGTTCCGCTGGCCACTCCCGAATTGTATCAACAGGTAGAGGAGTCGATCATCCGTCCCGTAGTGGATGCGCTCAGGGAGCAAGGAACGCCGTTCAAAGGCACCCTCTACGCCGGGCTGATGCTGACGAAAGATGGCCCGAAAGTCATCGAATTTAACGCGCGCTTCGGCGATCCTGAAACGCAGGTGATTCTCCCTCGCCTTCAGTCCGACCTTGTGGATGTCATGCTCGCCGTCGTTGAAGGGCGGCTTCATGAGATCGATTTATCGTGGAAAAGCGATGCGGCCGTCTGCGTGATCATGGCTGCCGAAGGATACCCAGGGTCTTATCGCAAAGGGGAACTCATCCATGGACTTGCCCAAGTGAACGAAAATGTGTTCGTCTATCATGCGGGAACGGCAGAAAAAGACGGACAGATCGTCACCTCCGGAGGACGCGTCTTGGGCGTGACCGGTTTCGGCAAAGATCTGGCTTCCGCGAAAGCATCCGCATACAGCGGTGTGGAACAAATCCATTTTCAAGGCGCACATTATCGCCGCGACATCGCTGATAAAGCATTCAAAAGCTGA